The window GAACGCGGCCTTGTCCTCGATCGGATTGCCCCATTCGGGCCATTCGCCCGGCGTCAGCGGCAGCGTCTCGTCCAGCATCGTGTTCAGCACGTCGACGAACGGCACGTCCGCGATCACCGCGCCCCACAATTCGGGATCGGAATTGACCACCGCGCCCATCAGCTCGCCCCCGGCGGAGCGCCCCGCGATCGCGATCCTGCCCGCGCTGGTCCAGCCGTCCGCGACCAGCGCGCGCGCCACGTCGACGAAATCGGTGAAAGTGTTGGTGCGCTTCTCCAGCTTGCCGTCGTGATACCATTGCTGGCCCAGGTCGTCGCCGCCGCGGATATGCGCGATGGCATAGGCGAACCCGCGGTCGAGCAGGCTCATCCGCCCGGTCGAGAACCCCGGCGCGATCGCATGGCCGTAGGCGCCGTAGGCGTAGAGGAACAGCGGCCGCGACCCGTCGCGCGGGAATCCGGCGGGGTAGACGATCGACACCGGCACCTTCGTCCCGTCGCGCGCCGCGATCTCCAGCCGTTCGGTCGCGTACCGCGATGCGTCGTATCCGCTGGGTATCTCCTGCACCTTGCGCACCGTCATCTCGCCGGTCGCGGTGTCGTAATCGTAGATGGTGCCCGGCGTGACCATCGATTCGTAGCCCAGCCGGATGACGGTCTGGTCGTATTCGGGGTTGTCGCCGGTGCCGGCGGTGTAGCTCGCCTCCTGAAACGCGATCCGCTTGGGCGCCGCGCCCGCGTCGTAGGAATGCAGTTCGATCTGGTCGAGCCCGTCCTCGCGCCCCTCGACGATGAAGAAGTCGCGGAAGCACTCCACCCCGGTCATGTAGAAACGGGGGCTCGGCGCGATCCGCTCCCGCCATTCGCCCGGCGCCTCGATCGATGCGGTGCACAGCCGCCACATCGGATTGGTGTCGTTGGTGTGGATGAACAGCGTGTCGCCATGCGTATCGACGTCATATTCGCGCCCGGCGACCCGCGGCGCGATCAGGATCGGTTCGGCGAAGGGATCGTTCGCGGGGTAGAGGCGGATCTCGCTGGTATCGTGGCTGCTCGTCACCAGCGCGATCCAGCGCCGGTCGCTCGTCTCGCTCACCCCGACCGAGAAGACGGGATCGTCCTCGTAGTAAAGCGTCACGTCGTCCGCCGGGTCGCTGCCCAGCCGATGCACCTTGATCGTGCGGGTGCGCCAATGCTCGTCGGTGAGCCCATAGAGGATGTGCCGCCCGTCGCTGGTGAAGACGATGTTGCCGATCGTCCCCTCGATCGACGTCTCGCCCCATTTGCCCGAGGCGCCGGGGATCACCTCGCCCAGGTCGGCGGACCCGTCCAGGCTCCTGAACCGGATCGTATAGCGCTCGCCGCCGTCGTCGTCGGTGGAATAGGCCATGACGCGTCCGTCCTCGCTGATCGCGATCGCGCCGACGCGGAAATATTCCTTCCCCTCGGCCAGCTTGGGCTCGTCCAGGATCAGCTGGTCCTCGCCGCCTGCGACGGGCTTTCTCCACCACAGCCGGTACTGCCCCCCGGTCTCGAAGGCGGTCCAGTAGAGCCAGTCGCCGTCCTTCTGCGGCACGCTCGATTCGTCTTCCTTGATGCGGGCCTTCATCTCGTCGTACAGGCGGTCGACCAGCGGCTGCTGCGGCGCCATCTGCGCCTCGAAATAGGCGTTTTCCGCCTCCAGATATGCCAGAACGTCGGTGTCGGTGACGTCCGGATAGTTCGGATCGCGCAGCCACGCCCACGGATCCTCGATCGTCATGCCATGGCGGGTGAAGGAATGCGGACGCGTCGCGGCGACGGGAGGGGTGAGGGTCATGACGGCGTGATAGCCGCGGACTTGATCGCGGGTCCATGCCCGCGCACATCCGGGCGATGGTGACGACACGCTTCGCGCCGTCGCCGACCGGGCGGCTGCACCTTGGCCATGCCTATTCCGCGATCCTGGCGCACGATGTCGCGCGCGCGAGGGGCGGGCGGTTCGTGCTCCGGATCGAGGACATCGACGGCACCCGCAGCCGGCCCGAGCATGTCCACGCCATCATCGACGACCTCGCCTGGCTGGGGCTGACCTGGGACGGCCCGGTGGTGTTCCAGTCGCAGCGGCTGGACCGTTACGCCGCCGCGCTCGACCGGCTGCGCGGGCTGGGCCTCCTCTACCGCTGCTATTGCACCCGCGCCGAGATCGCCGAGGCGATGAGCGCGCCGCACGGGCCGGCCGCGGTGTATCCCGGCACCTGCCGCAAAGCGCCGAAGCGCGATGCGCCGCATTGCTGGCGGCTCGACATGGCCGCGGCGGTGACGCGAACGGGCCCGCTGACGTGGCAGAACCATGGCCGCACCATCCTCGCCGACCCGCAGGCGCAGGGCGATGTCGTGCTCGCGCGCAAGGATGCGCCCGCCAGCTATCACCTCGCGGTCACGGTGGACGATGCCGCGCAGGGCGTGACGGACATCGTCCGCGGGCGCGACCTGTTCGAGGCGACGCACATCCACCGCCTGCTCCAGGCGCTGCTCGACCTGCCGGTGCCGGCGTACCACCACCACGACCTGCTGACCGGGCCCGATGGCGAACGCCTCGCCAAACGTCACGGCGCACCGTCACTGGCGGCGATGCGAGAGGCGGGGGAGGATGGCGCTGCGCTGGCGGAGAGGTTGCGGGCGGGCCAAGCCTAGCTCCACCCACGTCGTCATTCCCGCGCCGGCGGGAATCCAGACGCGCTGCCGTTTCCGCTCCTGCCGCGACGTTCGCGTATCCGGATCCCCGCCTCCGCGAGACCTCTGCGAAAGTCGTGAGTCGCTCGACAATTCCGCCGTTCCCCGGCGAAAGCAGGACCTTTGCAAAAGGCTACACCGTGCTCCTGCGTAGGCAGGAGCCCAGGGTTGCAGGTCCGATAAGGCGTTGTTCTGCATGGCCTTGTGCTCCTGCCTGCGCAGGAGCACAGCGCGGGCTCGGTGCCGTTGCACCTGTTTTGCAAAGGCCTCGCGAAAGCCGGGGGCCAGTTGGCGTGGCTTTTCCGTCTGTTACTACCGTCCCGCAGCTGGGCCCCGGCCTTCGCCGGGGAGCAAGTAGCTGAGTTTTGCAAAGGTCTCGTCCGCGCGGGGATGACTCTCATGTTCCGGCGTTGCCCGCCGCCCCACCAACCCCTACATTCCCCCCATGAACACGTTCCTCGTCATCCTGCTGGTCGCGGCGATGATCGCCACGGTGGTCGCGCTGGTGCGCGGCATCGTCACCTTCCTCCAGACCGCCTCGCTCGAGGCGCGCGGACAGGGCGAGGGGCCCACCGCGGCACAGCTGAAATCGAACAAGATGATGCAGATGCGCATCTTCTTTCAGGCGCTGGCGGTGCTTATCGTCGTCGTCATCCTGTTCGCCGCCGGGCGGACCTGACGCGCCCACATGGTCCGGCTCAACCGTATCTACACCCGCACCGGCGATGCGGGGACGACCGGGCTCGTCGACGGCAGCCGCGTGTCCAAGAGCGACGCGCGGATGCAGGCGATCGGTGACGTGGACGAAGCGAACAGCACGATCGGCGTCGCGCTCGCCACGCTGACCCACGAGGCCGTCCGCGCCGAGCTGGCGCTGGTGCAGAACGACCTGTTCGACCTCGGCGCCGATCTCGCCACCCCGGGCCGCGGCGCGGACGAGGATTTCGCGCCGTCCGAGATGGTCTTGCGCATCGTGCCGGCGCAGGTCGAGCGGCTGGAGCGCGCCATCGACGCGCTCAACGAACACCTGGAACCGCTGCGCAGCTTCATCCTGCCCGGCGGGGCGGCCGCGCATCTCCACGTCGCACGTTCGACCGTGCGCCGCGCCGAGCGATCGGCGGTGGCGATCACGCACGGCGCCAACCCGCAGGCGCTCAAATACCTCAACAGATTATCGGATTTTTTGTTCGTCGCCTGCCGCGTGGTGAACCAATCGGCTGGCGGGGACGTTCTGTGGGTTGCGGGGGCCAATCGATAAATCGGTGACGCCTGCACCCGCCGCCTCCCGCGGCGGCAGGAGCAGATGTCATGGAAGCTATTCGGCCCGCGCCCGACGACGCGACGACGCTCGCGTCGCGCTACGATGCGGTCCGCTCGCTGACGGAGGCGCTGGTCGCGCCGCTGTCCGATGCCGATGCCACGGTCCAGTCGATGGACGACGCCTCGCCCGCCAAGTGGCATCTGGCGCACACCACCTGGTTCTTCGAGACGTTCGTGCTGCGCGATCATGTCGTGGGCTACCGCGCCTACGACGACCAGTTCGCCTTCCTGTTCAACAGCTATTACGAGGCGGAAGGGAAACGCCATGCCCGCGCCCGCCGCGGCATGGTGACGCGCCCCTCGCTGGCGGAGGTGCTCGCCTATCGCGCCGCGGTCGACGCCGCGCTGCTCGACGCGCTCCCCACGCTGCCGTCCGCGGCGGTCGAACTGGTGGCGCTCGGCTGCCACCACGAGGAGCAGCATCAGGAACTGCTGGTCACCGACATCCTCCACCTCTTCTCCGAAAATCCGGTCGAACCCGCGATATGGCCCGCCGCGCCCAAGGTGCCGGTGGCGATGCCCGCGCCGATCGCATGGATCGAATCCGCCGAGCATGTGGTCGAGGTCGGCCACGCCGGGCGCGGCTTCGCCTTCGATTGCGAAGGTCCGCGCCATCGCACGCTCGTCCCCGCGCACGCCATCGCCGACCGCACCGTCACCAACGGCGAGTGGGCGGCGTTCATCGCCGATGGCGGCTACGCCGATCCGCGCTGGTGGCTGTCCGACGGCTGGGCATGGGTCCAGCGCGAGAGCGTTGCGGCACCGCTCTATTGGGAGCAGCAGGGCGGCAGGTGGACGCGCTTCGGACTCGACGGCCGCCGCCCGATCGATCCCGCCGCGCCGGTGACGCACGTCAGCTTCTTCGAGGCGGATGCCTATGCCGCCTGGGCCGGCGCCCGCCTGCCGACCGAGGCCGAATGGGAGGCGGCCGCTGCCGCGCATGACGCCCATGGCGGCAACCAGATGGACGCGGCCGGCCCGGTCGAGCCGCGGCCCGCCGCCGGCGGCCCGGCCTTCTTCGGCGACGTGTGGGAATGGACCGGCTCGGCCTACCGCCCCTATCCCGGTTTCGTCGCGGCCGAGGGCGCGGTCGGCGAATATAACGGCAAGTTCATGAGCGGCCAGTTCGTGCTGCGCGGCGGCAGCTGCGCCACCCCGCGCGGCCATGCACGGGCCAGCTACCGCAATTTCTTCTACCCGCACCAACGCTGGCAATTCACCGGCGTGCGGCTTGCAAAGGACCTGTGACATCATGCTGAAGCCGGAGATCGAGGATGGTCAGGCGAGCCTCGCCGACCCGCAGTTCCGCGCCGACGTCCTCGCGGGGCTGACGCGCCGGCCGCGCGCCATCCCCGCGCGCTGGTTCTACGACCATCGCGGATCGCAATTGTTCGAGGAGATCACCGCCCTTCCCGAATATTATCCCACGCGGACCGAGACCGCGTTGCTCCGCTCGCTGTGCCCGGAGCTGCGCGCGCTGATCGGGGAGGGGCGTGCGGTGGTCGAATTCGGCTCCGGCTCCTCGGTGAAGACGCCGATCCTGCTCGATTGCGTCCACCCGTCGGCCTATGTTCCGATCGATATCTCGGGCGAATTCCTGCGCGAATCAGCACGTGACCTCGCGCAGCGCTTCCCGGAGCTGCTGGTGTTGCCGTTCGAGGCCGACTTCACCCGCCCGCTGACGCTGCCGCGCACGATCGAGAACGCGCCCAAGCTGGGCTTCTTCCCCGGCTCCACCATCGGCAACCTGATCCCGCTCGCCGCGATCGACCTGCTGCGGGCGATGCGCGCGTCGCTGGGGGAGGGTGCGATGCTGCTGATCGGGATGGACCGGATCAAGAGCGCGGACGTGCTGGTCCCCGCCTATGACGATGCGCAGGGCGTGACGGCGGCGTTCAACCTAAACCTGCTGCAGCGGATCAACCGCGAACTGGACGGCAATGTCCCCGTCGACGCCTTCGCACACAAGGCGGTATGGAACGACGACCGTGCCCGGATCGAAATGCACCTGGAGGCGCAGCGCGACGCCGCGTTCGAGGTCGACGGCCGCGCCTTCGACATCGCGGCGGGCGAGACGATCCATACGGAGAACAGCCACAAATACGGCGAACGCGACGCCCGCATCCTGCTGCGCGCCGGCGGCTGGACCCCGGTGCGCGAATGGACCGACGACGAGGGCAAGTTCGCGGTGATCCTGGCGGAGGCGCAGGCGGAGCGGCCCGCGCCGTAAATGGAAAGGGCCGGGGGCGGGTGGCGTGCTCGTGGTACGGTGGGACACGCCGGTGCCTGCCGTACCGTCTCGCCTCCACCCACCCCAATCCCTCCCTGAGAAGGGGGGGGCTTATTCCTCGCTCACTCTACCACCACCCGCGCCCGCCACGTCGTGATATATTCGCGCGCGCCGCGACATTCGCCCATCGACGATTGCTCGACCAGCCGGAAGCGCGCGCCGTCCCAGGCGAACGCCTGCATCGACCCGCAATCGCCGATCCCGCGCCCGCGCACGTAGCTGGTCAGGCGCCGCGTCCGTCCGTCCCAGCCGCCCGTGACGACCTGATGGCCCGGCGTCTCGCCGAACCCGGATGGCGCATCCAGCACCGCGGGGACCGGCTTGCCCTTCTCCGACATCACGAACACGCTGGTATAGAGATTGTAGGCGCCGTTGCCGCATGGGTGATCGATCGTCACCAGGCTGTGCGTCGCATCCAGCCGATACGCTTTTGGCGCGACCGGGCCGTTTGCGTACGGGCATACCGCGGCATCCCGCCCGATCAGCTTTACCGCATCCTTGGCCGAGATCGTCCGCGGCGGTTTGCCCGTCACCGGCGGCTGGTGGACGACCGGCAGTGGCGGGGGCGTCGGCACCTGTGACGCGGGAGCGCTGCCGGCGCGGCGCAGCGCGGTGCGCGTACCGACGCGGCGTTGCGCCTCGTCGATCGCCAGCACGCTCGCGGCGAGGCCGGCGAGCGAGGCCTGCGCGACCGGCCGTCCGCGCGCGTCGGTCAGCGTCACCTGCCGTCCCTCCATGAGCGCGGCGGCGAGCGCCCCCTGGAACGGCAGCGCCAGCCCGCCGCCCTTGCCCGGGGCGACGACCTGCGCCAGCACCTTGCCGTCGACGCTCAGCGACAGTTTGGTGGCCTTGGCGACGGTCTCCGGGATCGGCAGCGTCAGCCGCGCCAGCGCGGTGGCGGCGGCATCGCGTCGCAGCACCAGCATCAGATAGTCCTCGCCCCCCTGCGCCTCCGGCACCAGCGCCACCGCGCTGCACATACGCTGGTTGTCGCAGCCCATCGTCCAGTCGGCGAAGGTGCGCAGGTCGCCGGGGGCGGGCATCGCCGCCTGCATCGCGGCGGCGATCAGGAGCGGCGTCATCGCCGCACCACCTTCGCGCGCCACACCGTCAGATAGTGCGGGTTGCCGCGACACTCGCTCATCACCTTCTGCTCCGTCAGCCGAAAACGCGCCCCGTCCCAGGCGAACGATTGCGCGATCCCGCAATCCCCCAGCCCCCGCGCCTTGCCATAACTGCCCAGCAGCCCGCCGTCGAAGCTACCGTTGATGACGCTGCGCACCGGCGCGGTCGCTTCCTGCGCGTCGGGGGCGAAGCCCGATGGCGCATCGACCTGCGCCGGCGTCACCTTTCCGTCGCGCAGGACGAAAAGGGCGTCGATCTCGTTGTACGCGCCTGCCGAGCAGGGCAGCAGGATCAGCGTCGCGCCGCCGCCAAGAGCGTGCAGCCGCGGTTTCCAGCCGTCGCTCTCGCTCATCCGGTCGTCGCATTGCGCGACCCGGCGCATGTCCCCCCATTGCGGAACGCTGGGGGACGCGGCGGTCCCGCCGGGGGTGATGGCGACGACCGTCGGCAGCGGCGGCGCCGGTGGCACCGCGGCTGCCGGGCCGGTGGCGACGGTGGCGGTCACGGTGCCTGCCCGCCCCTGCGCCGCATCGATGAAGCGCAACGCCGCCGACGCGCCCTTGAGCGAGACGGTGGCGAGCGTCGTGCCCGCCGCGTCGTGCAATGTCAGCGCGCGCCCCGTCGCCAGCGCGCCGGCGATGGTCGCGGCGGCGGGGCCGGACAGGCCATTGCCGGCCACCGCGTGTCGCCTCCCGTCGATGACGATCGTCGCCGGCGTGCCCTTGTCGTCGTTCAGGCTGTCGAGCGCGATCTCATACGCCCCCGCCGGCCCTGCGCCGCGGGACAGCGCCATCGTCCATGTCGGGAAGCCGCCGCCCTCCGCCCCCAGCGACGCCATTTCGCAACGCAGGCCGTTGTCGCAGGCCACCGCCCAGTCGCCGAACGTCCTGGGCTCCGCCGGGGCGGGGCGCGCGTTGCTGTCGCGGGGGGCGGCGATGGGCGTGGCGCTCGGCGATGCAGCGGGGGAGGGCGGCGGCGCGGGCTGCGCGCCGCACGCTGCCAGCAACAGCGCCGCCATGACGACTCGCGACATCTTTCCTCCGCCACTGGTGCAAACATCCGCAGCCTGTTTAGAGGGGATCGAAGCTGAACAGGAGATGGGTATGCAGGCTGTCGGGGTGATCGGCGCGGGCCAGATGGGCGCGGGCATCGCACAGGTGAGCGCGGCGGCGGGCTATCGCGTCCTGCTCAGCGACGTCGACCAGCCCCGCGCCGAGGCGGGCAAGGCCGGCATCGCCAAGCGGCTGGCCCGCGATGTGGAAAAGGGCAAGATCGACGCCGACGCCCGCGACCGCCTGCTGGAGCGGATCGAGCCGGTCGGGGACGTCGCCGCGATGGCGCCGTGCGGCCTGGTGATCGAGGCCGCGACCGAGCGGGAGGAGATCAAGCGCGCCATCTTCGCACAGGTCGGCAAGGTGCTGGGCACCGACGCGGTGCTGGCGTCGAATACATCGTCGATCCCGATCACGCGGCTGGCACAGGCCGCACCGGACGCGGGGCGGTTCATCGGGGTGCACTTCTTCAACCCCGTGCCCGTGATGGGTCTGATCGAGGTGATCCGCGGGCTGGCGACGTCCGATGCCACGGTGACGACGATCGAGAGCTATGCCGCGGCGCTCGGCAAGCAGGTGGTGCGCGCCAACGATGCGCCCGGCTTCATCGTCAACCGCATCCTGATGCCGATGCTGAACGAGGCGTGCTTCGCGCTGGGCGAGGGCGTGGCGACGATCCGCGATATCGATCTGGCGTGCCAGCTGGGGCTCAACCACCCGATGGGGCCGCTGACGCTGGCCGATTTCATCGGGCTCGACACCTGCCTGGAGATCACCCGCGTGCTGTTCGAGGGCACCGGCGATCCCAAGTTCCGCCCCGCGCCGCTGCTGGTGAAATATGTCGAGGCGGGCTGGTACGGCCGCAAGACCGGGCGCGGATTCTACGACTATTCGGGTAGCGAGCCCGTGCCGACGCGGTGATCTTTCCCGTCGCTCCGGGGCCGCGCCTCAGCCCGCAAACCCCGCCAGCCGTTCGCGCACCCGCTCCAGCACCGTCGTCCCCGCCATGTCGGGGGCGAAGCGCTCGCCGGTGATCGTCTCATAGGCCTCGATATAGACCTGCGAGGTCCGGGCGATCATCTCGTCCGGGATGGCGGGGAGGGGGTCGCGATACGGGTCGCACCGTGCCGCGACCCAGGCGCGCACCACGTCCTTGTCGAAGCTGTCGGGCCGCTCGCCGCGCTCGAAGCGTGCGTCGTAGGTCGCCGCCTTCCAATAGCGGCTGCTGTCGGGCGTGTGCACCTCGTCCGCCAGCAGGATGCGGCCGTCCGCATCCACGCCGAATTCGTACTTCGTATCCGCCAGGATCAGGCCGCGCTCCGCCGCCATCCGCTGTCCGCGGTCGAACAGCGCCAGTGCGACCGAGCCGATCTCGTCCCATTGCGCCACCGTCAGCAGGCCGTTCGCCAGGATCTCGTCCGGGGTCAGCGGCGCGTCGTGCCCGCCGTCGAACTCCTTGCTGGTGGGGGTGATGATCGGGGTCGGCAGTCGCTCGTTATCGCGCATCCCGTCGGGCAGGGTGGTGCCGTACATCGTGCGCTCGCCGGCCTTGTACAGCGTCAGGATCGAGGTGCCGGTGGTGCCCGCCAGGTAGCCGCGCACGACGATCTCCACCGGCAGGATGGTCAGGCGGCGGCACAGCAGCACGTTGGCGTCGGGATAGTCGATGACGTGGTTGGCGCAGATGTCGGCGGTCTGCTCGAACCACCAGCGTGCGGTCTGCGTCAGCACCTGCCCCTTGAACGGCACCGCGCACAGGATGCGGTCGAACGCGCTCAGCCGGTCGCTGGCGACGATCAGCCGGCGATCGCCCGGCAGGTCGTAATTGTCGCGCACCTTGCCGCGGTAATGGTTGGGCAGGAACGGCAGGTCGACGGTGTCGAGCGTGCGCGACAGCGTGTCGGGGGAAGGGGTCATGCCGGGATCTGCTGGCTGATGCAGTGGAAGCTGCCGCCGCCGGTCAGGATGGCATCGGCGCGCAGCCCGTGCACCTCGCGGTCGGGGAAGATGGCGCGGATGGCGGCGACCGCGGCATCGTCCTGCGCGGTGCCATAGACCGGCACCACGACCGCGGCATTGCCGATGTAGAAGTTCATGTAGCTGGCCGGCACCACGTCATCGTCGCGAAGCACCCGGCCGGGGGAGGGGATCTCCACCACCTCCACCCCGGCGGCGCGGGCCCGTTCCGCCGCGTCCTGATAGACGCGCCAATTGGGGTCGTTCTCCGGCGACCGGGGGATCGCCAGCCGGTTTTCGCCCACGAAGCGGGCCAGATTGTCGACATGGCCGTCGGTGTGATCGTTGAGCAGCCCGTCGCCCAGCCACAGCACGCGGTCATAGCCCAGGTCCTGCCGCAGCAGCCGCTCGATCCCGGTCTTGCTCAGCCCTGGATTGCGGTTGGGATTGAGCAGGCATTGCTCGGTCGTGACGACCAGCCCGGTGCCGTCGCCGTCGATCGCGCCGCCCTCCAGCACCCAGTCGCACGGCAGGATCGTGATCCCGCGCCGCCGCGCCAGCCGCGCGCCGATGTCCTCGTCACCGGGCAGGTCGTACTTGCCGCCCCAGCCGTTGAAGCCGAAATCGCGGGCACGGCCGCTGCCGTCGATGATCGGCGCGGTGTCGCGCAGCCAGATGTCGCCGAACAGCTCGACCGTGACGTCGGCGAACGGCGCCAGCTTGCGGGCGGTCGCGGCGGATTCCTTGTCGGCGGCGACCAGCACCACTTCCTCGCCGCGCCCCTCGGCATGGACAGCGCGGGCGAAGGCGACGACCTCCGCCTGGGCCTGGTCCAGATCCGCTTCCCACAGATCGGGATGGCTGGGAAAACCGATCCACACCGCCTTGTGCGGCGCCCATTCCGGCGGCGGGGTGATCTGGCCGAGCGTGCTCACGTTGCTGTCGTTCCCTTACTTGCCGCCGCCGGCGCGGCTCTTGTCGCGGATGGCGCGGAATTCGTCGCCCGCCACCCAATTGGGCCAGGCGTCGCCTTCGGCCAGCGCACGGCCGACCGCATAATAGATGCCGACGTCCTGCACCACGCCCGACCAGTTCCAATCGGGGTCATATTCGTCCTTGGGACCGTGGTAACGGTGCGCCTCGTAATCCTCCGCCGCGGCCTTCCCCGCCGCCTTGCCCCCGGCGATCAGGTCGTCGCCGGCATCGAAATAGAGCATCGGCACGCCCCGCTTCGCCAGGCTGAAATGGTCGGAGCGATAGTAGAAGCCCTTTTCCGGGGTCGGCTCGGCGGTGGCGACGCGGCCCTGCGCGGCGAGCGCACGGTCGAGATAGCCGTCCAGCTCCGACTTCCCCTTGCCGACGACGACGACGTTCCGGGCCGGTCCCGCCATCGACAGCGCGTCCATGTTCACCCCGCCGACCGTCTGCGCCAGCGGCACGACCGGGTTGGCGGCATAATAGGCCGAGCCGAGCAGCCCCGATTCCTCGCCGGTCACCGCCAGGAACATCTGGCTGCGCGGCGTCGGGCCTGCGCGCCTGTTGGCCTCCGCCAGCGCGACCAGCGCCGCGGTGCCGGTGGCATTGTCGATCGCGCCGTTGCAGATGTCGTCGCCGTCGGGCGCCGCCTCGCAATGCCCCAGATGGTCCCAGTGCGCGGTGTAGAGCACGTATTCGTCCTTGCGCGTCGTCCCCGGCAGGACGCCGACGACGTTGCGCGACATGTGGCGGCGGATCGTGTTGTCGAACGATACCGAGGCGGTCGTCCCCGGCAGCGCCACCGCACGGAAGCCCCGGCGACCCGCCGCCGCGGTCAGCGCGGCGAGATCCAGACCCTTGCCGGCGAACAGTTTCTGCGCCGCGTCGTGCTGGATCCAGCCGATCGCCGCGCTCTGGTCGGCGCCGTCGTTCTTCGTCGCGGCGACCTGCTGCGCGCCGGTCCAGCTCGACTGCACCACGTTCCAGCCATAGGCCGCGGGCTCGGTCTGGTGGATGATGATCGCCGCGGTCGCGCCCTGCCGCGCGGCCTCCTCGAACTTGTAGGTCCAGCGGCCGTAATAGGTCATCGCGCGCCCGCCGAACGGGCCGTCCAGCCCCGGCGTCTGCCAGTCGGGATCGTTGACCAGGATCAGCACCGTCTTGCCGCGCACGTCGACCCCGGCATAGTCGTTCCATCCCTTCTCCGGCGCGACGATGCCGTAGCCGACGAACACGACCGGGCTGTCCTTCACCGCGACATGCGGGGTAACGCGGTAGCTGCCGATCACCGCCTGCGGGCCATAGGCCAGCGAGATCGGCGCGCCGGCGCCCTTGAACACCAGCGGCGAGACGTTCTTCGCGGTGATCTCCACCAGCGGCACGTCCTGATACCAGCTGCCCCTGTTGCCCGGTTGCAGCCCGGCGGCGGCGAAGCGCTTCGCCAGATAGGCGACGGTCTTTTCCTCGCCCGCGGTGCCGGGGGCGCGGCCTTCGAACGCGTCGGACGACAGCTCCTTCGTCACGTCCTTCAGCGTCTGTTCGGAAATGACGGGCGCGGTCTGCGCGATCGCCGGGGCGGCGGTGGCGAGGAGGAGAAGCGGGAGGAAATGGCGACGCATGAACGAACTCCGCGAGGGATGTGCGCGCCTTGTGCCAAGGTGGCG of the Sphingomonas adhaesiva genome contains:
- a CDS encoding S9 family peptidase encodes the protein MTLTPPVAATRPHSFTRHGMTIEDPWAWLRDPNYPDVTDTDVLAYLEAENAYFEAQMAPQQPLVDRLYDEMKARIKEDESSVPQKDGDWLYWTAFETGGQYRLWWRKPVAGGEDQLILDEPKLAEGKEYFRVGAIAISEDGRVMAYSTDDDGGERYTIRFRSLDGSADLGEVIPGASGKWGETSIEGTIGNIVFTSDGRHILYGLTDEHWRTRTIKVHRLGSDPADDVTLYYEDDPVFSVGVSETSDRRWIALVTSSHDTSEIRLYPANDPFAEPILIAPRVAGREYDVDTHGDTLFIHTNDTNPMWRLCTASIEAPGEWRERIAPSPRFYMTGVECFRDFFIVEGREDGLDQIELHSYDAGAAPKRIAFQEASYTAGTGDNPEYDQTVIRLGYESMVTPGTIYDYDTATGEMTVRKVQEIPSGYDASRYATERLEIAARDGTKVPVSIVYPAGFPRDGSRPLFLYAYGAYGHAIAPGFSTGRMSLLDRGFAYAIAHIRGGDDLGQQWYHDGKLEKRTNTFTDFVDVARALVADGWTSAGRIAIAGRSAGGELMGAVVNSDPELWGAVIADVPFVDVLNTMLDETLPLTPGEWPEWGNPIEDKAAFELIRSYSPYDNVRAQDYPPMFISGGLNDPRVTYWEPAKWAAKLRATKTDDNILLLKTNMGAGHGGKSGRFESLREAAEEHAFVLWQLGVEG
- the gluQRS gene encoding tRNA glutamyl-Q(34) synthetase GluQRS; amino-acid sequence: MPAHIRAMVTTRFAPSPTGRLHLGHAYSAILAHDVARARGGRFVLRIEDIDGTRSRPEHVHAIIDDLAWLGLTWDGPVVFQSQRLDRYAAALDRLRGLGLLYRCYCTRAEIAEAMSAPHGPAAVYPGTCRKAPKRDAPHCWRLDMAAAVTRTGPLTWQNHGRTILADPQAQGDVVLARKDAPASYHLAVTVDDAAQGVTDIVRGRDLFEATHIHRLLQALLDLPVPAYHHHDLLTGPDGERLAKRHGAPSLAAMREAGEDGAALAERLRAGQA
- a CDS encoding twin transmembrane helix small protein, with product MNTFLVILLVAAMIATVVALVRGIVTFLQTASLEARGQGEGPTAAQLKSNKMMQMRIFFQALAVLIVVVILFAAGRT
- a CDS encoding cob(I)yrinic acid a,c-diamide adenosyltransferase; this translates as MVRLNRIYTRTGDAGTTGLVDGSRVSKSDARMQAIGDVDEANSTIGVALATLTHEAVRAELALVQNDLFDLGADLATPGRGADEDFAPSEMVLRIVPAQVERLERAIDALNEHLEPLRSFILPGGAAAHLHVARSTVRRAERSAVAITHGANPQALKYLNRLSDFLFVACRVVNQSAGGDVLWVAGANR
- the egtB gene encoding ergothioneine biosynthesis protein EgtB — protein: MEAIRPAPDDATTLASRYDAVRSLTEALVAPLSDADATVQSMDDASPAKWHLAHTTWFFETFVLRDHVVGYRAYDDQFAFLFNSYYEAEGKRHARARRGMVTRPSLAEVLAYRAAVDAALLDALPTLPSAAVELVALGCHHEEQHQELLVTDILHLFSENPVEPAIWPAAPKVPVAMPAPIAWIESAEHVVEVGHAGRGFAFDCEGPRHRTLVPAHAIADRTVTNGEWAAFIADGGYADPRWWLSDGWAWVQRESVAAPLYWEQQGGRWTRFGLDGRRPIDPAAPVTHVSFFEADAYAAWAGARLPTEAEWEAAAAAHDAHGGNQMDAAGPVEPRPAAGGPAFFGDVWEWTGSAYRPYPGFVAAEGAVGEYNGKFMSGQFVLRGGSCATPRGHARASYRNFFYPHQRWQFTGVRLAKDL
- the egtD gene encoding L-histidine N(alpha)-methyltransferase is translated as MLKPEIEDGQASLADPQFRADVLAGLTRRPRAIPARWFYDHRGSQLFEEITALPEYYPTRTETALLRSLCPELRALIGEGRAVVEFGSGSSVKTPILLDCVHPSAYVPIDISGEFLRESARDLAQRFPELLVLPFEADFTRPLTLPRTIENAPKLGFFPGSTIGNLIPLAAIDLLRAMRASLGEGAMLLIGMDRIKSADVLVPAYDDAQGVTAAFNLNLLQRINRELDGNVPVDAFAHKAVWNDDRARIEMHLEAQRDAAFEVDGRAFDIAAGETIHTENSHKYGERDARILLRAGGWTPVREWTDDEGKFAVILAEAQAERPAP
- a CDS encoding DUF1176 domain-containing protein, with product MTPLLIAAAMQAAMPAPGDLRTFADWTMGCDNQRMCSAVALVPEAQGGEDYLMLVLRRDAAATALARLTLPIPETVAKATKLSLSVDGKVLAQVVAPGKGGGLALPFQGALAAALMEGRQVTLTDARGRPVAQASLAGLAASVLAIDEAQRRVGTRTALRRAGSAPASQVPTPPPLPVVHQPPVTGKPPRTISAKDAVKLIGRDAAVCPYANGPVAPKAYRLDATHSLVTIDHPCGNGAYNLYTSVFVMSEKGKPVPAVLDAPSGFGETPGHQVVTGGWDGRTRRLTSYVRGRGIGDCGSMQAFAWDGARFRLVEQSSMGECRGAREYITTWRARVVVE